A genomic window from Halorubrum lacusprofundi ATCC 49239 includes:
- a CDS encoding ABC transporter substrate-binding protein, translating into MPRDDAVRRASTRRAFAKYGGTVALGGLLAGCTDGGGAGSSDSDSPDADTTDTGSTDDDRAESQTEDAADASYTASISPMGEVIFESPPETVFTRLTHHADMAFALGRGNDVTALHAPDYYDGLWNQYVERLPGVSLDWSGLYSSWQPDKEKLYELDSDIHLADPAWVTQVEGWERSDIDEIAENVSPWFGNSLSDRHQEPAEEWADGYQYYGLWEQFEIVAEAFRERERYEALAAVREELLSTIEDNLPPEEERPTAIMIAAADIESIYAYTLSNPGFLTSHTRPLGPRDAFEGSVESGTVVDFETILEADPDVILYLGGMEPGTDMAGRRTAFEEDAVGSEITAVQNDRVHPQGARYQGPILNLFQLEMTAKQLYPDAFGAWPRYESGPYPEIPTDEQLFDRERVADVINGDP; encoded by the coding sequence ATGCCCAGAGACGACGCGGTACGCAGAGCATCGACCCGAAGAGCGTTCGCCAAGTACGGCGGCACTGTCGCTCTCGGCGGCTTACTCGCCGGTTGCACCGACGGCGGCGGCGCCGGTTCGTCCGACTCCGATTCGCCCGACGCCGACACGACCGACACCGGTTCGACCGACGACGACCGGGCGGAGTCACAGACCGAGGACGCCGCCGATGCGAGCTACACGGCGTCGATCTCGCCGATGGGCGAGGTGATCTTCGAGTCGCCGCCGGAGACGGTGTTCACGCGGCTCACCCATCACGCGGACATGGCGTTCGCGCTGGGCCGGGGGAACGACGTCACGGCGCTGCACGCGCCCGACTACTACGACGGGCTCTGGAACCAGTACGTCGAGCGCCTGCCGGGCGTCTCGCTCGACTGGTCGGGACTCTACTCCTCGTGGCAGCCGGACAAGGAGAAGCTGTACGAGCTCGACAGCGACATCCACCTCGCGGACCCGGCGTGGGTGACGCAGGTCGAGGGTTGGGAGCGGTCGGACATCGACGAGATCGCCGAGAACGTCTCGCCGTGGTTCGGCAACTCCCTCAGCGACCGGCATCAGGAGCCCGCCGAGGAGTGGGCCGACGGCTACCAGTACTACGGGCTGTGGGAGCAGTTCGAAATCGTCGCCGAGGCGTTCCGAGAGCGCGAGCGCTACGAAGCGCTCGCAGCGGTCCGCGAGGAACTCCTGTCGACGATCGAGGACAACCTGCCGCCGGAGGAGGAGCGCCCGACCGCGATCATGATCGCCGCCGCCGACATCGAGAGCATCTACGCGTACACCCTGAGCAACCCCGGGTTCCTCACGTCACACACACGCCCGCTCGGGCCGCGAGACGCGTTCGAGGGGAGCGTCGAGTCCGGCACCGTCGTCGACTTCGAGACGATCCTCGAGGCGGACCCCGACGTAATCTTATACCTCGGCGGTATGGAGCCGGGAACGGACATGGCTGGGCGGCGCACCGCTTTCGAGGAGGACGCCGTCGGCTCTGAGATCACGGCGGTTCAGAACGACCGCGTCCATCCACAAGGCGCCCGGTATCAGGGACCGATCTTGAACCTCTTCCAGCTGGAGATGACGGCGAAGCAGCTCTACCCCGACGCGTTCGGCGCGTGGCCGCGGTACGAGTCCGGCCCGTATCCGGAGATTCCGACCGACGAACAGCTGTTCGACCGCGAGCGCGTCGCGGACGTCATCAACGGGGACCCGTAG
- a CDS encoding FAD-dependent oxidoreductase produces MSGDRTPSDSERDSHDFRDVVVVGGGVAGLSTAVFTARQGLDTLVIDDGGSLLRRNAHLENFPGFPLGVDARRLLDLLAEQAATAGADRFDGRATRVAAVGEGESVETGGDEAVDDARFVVEVDGDDADDPSDPSDPTRTRHVVAATKNEVGYLEGVEGVGILDRGKSYVDTDERGRTGVDGLYAAGRLAEKPHQAAVCAGHGAEVGVTILEEDERGFYHDWVAPEGYFTDRGRQVPPGCEEIDAAERREREEASREAIRERFAAPHPDPQETHPSLEE; encoded by the coding sequence ATGAGCGGTGACCGGACACCGAGCGATTCAGAGCGCGATTCGCACGACTTCCGCGACGTGGTCGTCGTCGGCGGCGGCGTCGCCGGCCTCTCGACGGCCGTGTTCACGGCCCGGCAGGGGCTCGACACTCTCGTAATCGACGACGGCGGGTCGCTCCTGCGGCGGAACGCGCACTTGGAGAACTTCCCGGGCTTCCCGCTGGGCGTGGACGCCCGGCGCCTGCTCGACCTCCTCGCCGAGCAGGCCGCGACCGCGGGCGCCGACCGGTTCGACGGCCGTGCGACGCGAGTGGCGGCGGTCGGTGAGGGCGAGAGCGTCGAAACCGGAGGCGACGAAGCGGTCGACGACGCCCGGTTCGTCGTTGAGGTCGACGGTGACGACGCGGACGACCCCAGCGACCCCAGCGACCCGACCCGAACCCGGCACGTCGTCGCCGCGACGAAAAACGAGGTCGGTTACCTCGAGGGCGTGGAGGGGGTCGGTATCCTCGACCGCGGCAAGTCGTACGTCGACACCGACGAGCGCGGCCGAACCGGCGTCGACGGGCTGTACGCGGCCGGCCGGCTCGCGGAGAAGCCGCATCAGGCCGCGGTGTGCGCGGGCCACGGCGCCGAGGTCGGCGTGACGATCTTAGAGGAGGACGAACGAGGGTTCTACCACGACTGGGTCGCACCCGAGGGGTACTTCACCGACCGGGGCCGGCAGGTGCCGCCGGGCTGCGAGGAGATCGATGCGGCCGAGCGCCGCGAACGCGAGGAAGCGTCGCGCGAAGCGATCCGAGAACGGTTCGCGGCGCCGCACCCGGACCCGCAGGAAACGCACCCGAGCTTAGAGGAGTGA
- a CDS encoding TrmB family transcriptional regulator, giving the protein MDDRTLNDLLRRFGLSDKEVDTYLSLLAHGEAKASTVADAAGVSKRYVYSVSESLAERGFVEVNDHVVPTTIRANPPDEVINRLRSDVDAIRPGLEERFSRVERQTEQFEVIKSRVTVIKRIRSLLADADSEVTLSIAAGHLPEIRDSLVEAVDRGVLVLLIVSGADEVPDDIDEGLDGVASVVRTWREAMPTLLTVDSAAGVVAPPELLRRSNTDRQAIHFSQEQLAPVIVGSFLGNYWPAANEIATAAPAPLPVEYANFRHTVLQVTLRLRVGEIPRVTVGGRWTDRDEPAEISGRVVESKQGMVEPTTNEFPVQHSLVVETDDGKTVTVGGQGAFVEDIEADLVRIEEDDGDHEEADAGESDEADGADGV; this is encoded by the coding sequence ATGGACGACCGGACGCTGAACGATCTTCTCCGCCGGTTCGGGCTCTCGGACAAGGAGGTCGACACGTACCTCAGTCTCTTGGCGCACGGGGAGGCGAAGGCGAGCACCGTCGCAGACGCCGCCGGTGTGTCGAAGCGCTACGTCTACAGCGTGAGCGAGTCGCTCGCTGAGCGCGGCTTCGTCGAGGTAAACGACCACGTCGTGCCGACGACGATCCGCGCGAACCCGCCGGACGAGGTCATCAACCGCCTCCGTTCGGACGTCGACGCGATCCGCCCCGGGTTAGAGGAGCGCTTCTCGCGGGTGGAGCGGCAGACCGAGCAGTTCGAGGTGATCAAGTCCCGCGTGACGGTGATAAAGCGGATCCGGTCGCTGCTCGCGGACGCGGACTCGGAGGTGACGCTGTCGATCGCGGCCGGTCACCTCCCCGAGATCCGCGACTCCCTCGTCGAGGCGGTCGACCGCGGCGTCTTGGTACTGCTCATCGTCTCCGGCGCCGACGAGGTGCCGGACGACATCGATGAGGGACTCGACGGCGTCGCCAGCGTCGTCCGGACGTGGCGCGAGGCGATGCCGACGCTGCTCACGGTCGACTCCGCGGCCGGCGTCGTCGCCCCGCCCGAACTGCTGCGCCGGTCCAACACCGACCGGCAGGCGATCCACTTCTCACAGGAACAGCTCGCGCCGGTGATCGTCGGCTCGTTCCTCGGGAACTACTGGCCGGCCGCGAACGAGATCGCGACCGCGGCGCCCGCGCCGCTCCCGGTCGAGTACGCGAACTTCAGACACACCGTACTGCAGGTGACCCTGCGCCTCCGCGTCGGCGAGATTCCCCGCGTCACCGTGGGCGGCCGGTGGACTGACCGCGACGAGCCGGCCGAGATCAGCGGTCGCGTCGTGGAGTCGAAACAGGGAATGGTGGAGCCGACGACCAACGAGTTCCCAGTCCAACACTCGCTCGTCGTCGAGACCGACGACGGCAAGACCGTCACGGTGGGCGGGCAGGGGGCCTTCGTTGAGGACATCGAGGCCGACCTCGTTCGGATCGAGGAAGACGACGGAGACCACGAGGAGGCGGACGCGGGAGAGTCCGACGAGGCGGACGGAGCAGACGGCGTCTGA
- a CDS encoding alpha-amylase family glycosyl hydrolase, which translates to MHEPGPPRTTSVGESVELAPRSPDPDGTYEWTLRDAPAESDARVDGQPVSGSSDDGELLVPGETSRPDAPVVHLRPDAPGTYVLTLDAPDGTHRQRVRAYPDERQSVELRVPAADLPVDDGDVDRVSVMWPHNDRLLARDRPERDGDDWIYEVQIPPGRHGFSFVANDDPGNEHRDEVTVPGPGRPRVSMSATVVEGGEGEGDADASSVRIVADTEAPPDLDGEGDAGRRTGESPVAVDFLVDDRDADPETVARIESLAAGDTLTIPLAELSDDLSGGIRVHAVPNADRYGAAETIRIERDEEGAVGAGEGGSVTVSDPHAPPEWADSPTIYEVFVRSFAGDTLPTTFREIERRVPYIESLGVDTLWLTPVLASPTEHGYHVTDYYDTAADLGSREAFESLVAACHEAGIKVVFDLVINHTSRDHPVFQMHAAGVDAYADHYRRADGDFDVTDTDWAELAAGDMPEYYFNWRRIPNLNFDSPAVREWLLDVVDEWSAVVDGFRADVAWGVPHGFWKEVSERVPDDFLLLDETLPHDPFYGEGEFDVHYDTSLYDALRDVGAGDAPADAIADAFARAEWLGFDDPGVQMRYVENHDEERYLAEYGREALKAAAATVFTLPGAPMIYAGQERGNETYRGPVRWHDGDNDLTDFHRDLAALREREPLLRDGAVDFEGRAADVSVVDGDPERVTAYERTPATDDFEGDDHDADPDPLLVVVNFADRPVTVEVPAGFETDLFAGDGSGAVDEGVTVESVAVLR; encoded by the coding sequence ATGCACGAACCCGGCCCGCCGCGCACGACGAGTGTCGGCGAATCCGTCGAGCTGGCCCCGCGGAGCCCCGATCCCGACGGGACCTACGAGTGGACCCTCCGCGACGCGCCGGCCGAGAGCGACGCGCGCGTGGACGGGCAGCCAGTGAGCGGGAGCAGTGATGACGGGGAACTCCTCGTTCCCGGCGAGACGAGCCGACCGGACGCACCGGTCGTCCACCTCCGTCCCGACGCCCCCGGAACGTACGTCCTGACGCTCGACGCCCCGGACGGAACGCACCGCCAGCGGGTGCGCGCGTACCCCGACGAGCGGCAGTCGGTCGAACTTCGCGTCCCCGCCGCGGACCTCCCGGTGGACGACGGCGACGTGGACCGCGTCTCGGTGATGTGGCCCCACAACGACCGCCTGCTCGCGCGCGACCGTCCCGAGCGCGACGGCGACGATTGGATCTACGAGGTCCAGATTCCGCCGGGTCGCCACGGGTTCAGCTTCGTCGCCAACGACGACCCCGGCAACGAGCACCGCGACGAGGTGACCGTGCCGGGTCCGGGGCGCCCGCGCGTCTCGATGTCGGCGACCGTCGTCGAGGGTGGGGAGGGAGAGGGGGACGCCGACGCCTCATCCGTCCGGATCGTTGCCGACACCGAGGCGCCGCCCGACCTCGACGGCGAGGGCGATGCCGGGAGACGCACCGGCGAGTCCCCCGTCGCCGTCGACTTCCTCGTCGACGATCGCGATGCGGACCCCGAGACAGTCGCGCGGATCGAGTCGCTGGCGGCGGGCGACACACTCACGATCCCGCTTGCGGAGCTTTCCGACGACCTCTCTGGTGGGATCCGGGTCCACGCAGTCCCGAACGCCGACCGGTACGGCGCGGCGGAGACGATCCGGATCGAGCGGGACGAAGAGGGGGCCGTGGGCGCCGGCGAGGGCGGCTCCGTGACCGTTTCCGACCCCCATGCACCCCCCGAGTGGGCCGACTCGCCGACGATCTACGAGGTGTTCGTCCGGTCGTTCGCCGGCGACACGCTCCCGACGACGTTCCGCGAGATCGAGCGTCGAGTCCCCTACATAGAGAGTCTCGGCGTCGACACGCTCTGGCTCACGCCCGTGCTCGCCTCGCCGACGGAACACGGCTACCACGTCACCGACTACTACGACACCGCCGCCGACCTCGGCTCGCGCGAGGCGTTCGAGTCCCTGGTCGCGGCCTGCCACGAGGCGGGGATCAAGGTCGTGTTCGATCTGGTGATCAACCACACCTCCCGCGATCATCCCGTCTTCCAGATGCACGCCGCCGGCGTCGACGCGTACGCCGATCACTACCGCCGGGCTGACGGCGACTTCGACGTGACAGACACCGACTGGGCGGAGCTGGCAGCGGGCGATATGCCGGAGTACTACTTCAACTGGCGCCGGATCCCGAACCTCAACTTCGACAGCCCGGCGGTCCGCGAGTGGCTGCTCGACGTGGTCGACGAGTGGAGCGCGGTCGTCGACGGCTTCCGCGCCGACGTGGCGTGGGGCGTGCCCCACGGCTTCTGGAAGGAGGTCAGTGAGCGCGTGCCCGACGACTTCCTCCTGCTCGACGAGACGCTCCCCCACGACCCCTTCTACGGCGAGGGGGAGTTCGACGTCCACTACGACACCTCGCTGTACGACGCGCTCCGGGATGTCGGGGCGGGCGACGCGCCCGCGGACGCGATCGCCGACGCGTTCGCCCGCGCCGAGTGGCTCGGGTTCGACGACCCGGGCGTCCAGATGCGCTACGTCGAGAACCACGACGAGGAGCGCTACCTCGCCGAGTACGGGCGGGAGGCGCTGAAGGCGGCCGCCGCGACCGTCTTCACCCTCCCCGGCGCGCCGATGATCTACGCCGGACAGGAGCGCGGCAACGAGACGTACCGCGGACCCGTACGCTGGCACGACGGCGACAACGACCTCACCGACTTCCACCGCGACCTCGCCGCGCTCCGCGAGCGCGAGCCGCTCCTCCGGGACGGCGCCGTCGACTTCGAGGGCCGCGCCGCTGACGTGTCGGTCGTCGACGGCGATCCCGAGCGCGTAACGGCGTACGAGCGAACGCCGGCGACGGACGATTTCGAGGGCGACGATCACGACGCGGACCCCGACCCGCTCCTCGTCGTCGTCAACTTCGCAGACCGGCCGGTGACGGTGGAGGTTCCGGCGGGGTTCGAGACCGACCTGTTCGCGGGTGACGGGTCTGGCGCGGTCGACGAGGGAGTCACGGTCGAGAGCGTCGCCGTCCTCCGGTAG
- a CDS encoding glycoside hydrolase family 15 protein, which yields MQLRDALDDYKRNTGHDTRFPGERRTVTGRFSGGEGRLVHVDADGELRDFGYPLTGQTGLVRSRVGLAVGDEVTWLDEVETQQRYVGDTTLIETVHETDRATVTRHDVTLGDAHLTRVTIDVGDDGHANVDPADLSLVVYARFAPDGRDNRVGQLRYDDAIEVYHADEHDFLASDTGFTDLRGQLPTTFPELLDDAPTDLPRDRDGDRYEEERLSGEVIVDAPFEDGVATVGTLLTDREETTREAARDRLAKLFDTLDDPDALAAAAGETIPSVPESVPAQESVVADLRVLSLLSAESGLRIAGPDFDPFYATSGGYGYTWFRDDAEISTFVLGADDRIGLGLDDWHARSAEMYVATQRPDGSWPHRVWPRDGALAPGWANARIEDGPDVDYQADQTGSVIAYLAQARAAGVDVEKLDATLVAALAGLDETLAADGRPVVCQNAWEDSAGRFAHTTATFLEAYSELALHGDGLDASALDRNGDADAPGRDLDPAILPDDLAAHARDQAVRVYDALDDLWVPERGCYALRETPEGTTDDRLDSSTLALASAHRSFDALGGDGEAEGHSGAVDAERLDRLVSHVETVVDGLAHESDEISGLIRYEGDGWRRAGQLSEKVWTVSTAWGANACAELAVLLADRDDPRAAEMVERARELLAHVSPGGTLCEPTSYLPEQFFDDGTPDSATPLGWPHAIRLATVALLDDELPQFTDRAVADD from the coding sequence ATGCAACTCCGCGACGCGCTCGATGACTACAAGCGTAACACCGGGCACGACACCCGGTTCCCCGGCGAACGCCGGACGGTCACCGGTCGGTTCTCCGGCGGGGAGGGCCGGCTCGTCCACGTCGACGCCGACGGCGAACTCCGCGACTTCGGCTACCCGCTGACCGGTCAGACGGGACTCGTCCGCTCGCGCGTCGGCCTCGCGGTCGGCGACGAGGTCACGTGGCTCGACGAGGTCGAGACCCAGCAGCGCTACGTCGGCGATACGACCCTGATCGAGACCGTCCACGAGACCGACCGAGCGACCGTGACTCGTCACGACGTGACGCTCGGCGACGCCCACCTCACACGCGTGACGATCGATGTCGGTGACGACGGGCATGCGAACGTCGACCCTGCCGACCTCTCGCTCGTCGTGTACGCCCGGTTCGCGCCTGACGGGCGCGACAACCGGGTCGGGCAGCTCCGATACGACGACGCCATCGAGGTGTACCACGCCGACGAGCACGACTTCCTCGCGAGCGACACCGGCTTTACCGACCTGCGCGGCCAGCTCCCGACGACGTTCCCCGAGCTGCTCGACGACGCGCCTACCGACCTCCCCCGCGACCGCGACGGCGACCGCTACGAGGAAGAGCGTCTCTCCGGTGAGGTCATCGTCGACGCCCCCTTCGAGGACGGCGTCGCGACCGTCGGCACCCTGCTGACCGACCGCGAGGAGACGACGCGCGAGGCCGCCCGCGACCGTCTCGCGAAGCTGTTCGACACCCTTGACGACCCCGACGCGCTCGCTGCGGCCGCGGGCGAGACGATTCCCTCGGTCCCTGAGTCGGTCCCGGCCCAGGAGTCGGTCGTCGCCGACCTTCGGGTGCTCTCGCTGCTCTCCGCCGAATCCGGGCTCCGGATCGCCGGCCCCGACTTCGACCCCTTCTACGCGACCTCCGGCGGCTACGGCTACACCTGGTTCCGCGACGACGCGGAGATATCGACGTTCGTGCTCGGCGCCGACGACCGGATCGGACTCGGGCTTGACGACTGGCACGCCCGCTCGGCCGAGATGTACGTCGCCACCCAGCGCCCCGACGGGTCGTGGCCGCACCGGGTGTGGCCCCGGGACGGCGCGCTCGCGCCCGGCTGGGCGAACGCGCGCATCGAGGACGGCCCCGACGTTGACTACCAGGCCGACCAGACCGGCAGCGTCATCGCCTACCTCGCGCAGGCTCGCGCCGCGGGAGTCGACGTGGAGAAGCTCGACGCGACTCTCGTCGCCGCGCTCGCCGGACTCGACGAGACCCTCGCGGCCGACGGCCGCCCCGTCGTCTGCCAGAACGCGTGGGAGGACAGCGCTGGGCGATTCGCGCACACGACCGCGACGTTCTTAGAGGCGTACAGCGAGCTTGCGCTTCACGGCGACGGGCTGGACGCGAGCGCGCTCGATCGGAACGGGGACGCGGATGCGCCCGGCCGCGACCTCGACCCCGCCATCCTCCCGGACGACCTCGCCGCACACGCCCGCGACCAAGCAGTTCGGGTGTACGACGCTCTCGACGACCTCTGGGTGCCCGAACGCGGCTGTTACGCGCTCCGCGAGACGCCCGAGGGCACGACCGACGACCGGCTCGACTCCTCGACGCTGGCGCTGGCGAGCGCGCACCGCTCGTTCGACGCGCTCGGCGGCGACGGCGAGGCGGAAGGCCATAGCGGCGCTGTCGACGCCGAGCGACTCGACCGGCTGGTCTCGCACGTCGAGACGGTCGTCGACGGGCTCGCTCACGAGAGCGACGAGATTTCCGGACTGATCCGGTACGAGGGCGACGGCTGGCGGCGGGCTGGCCAGCTCTCGGAGAAGGTATGGACGGTCTCGACCGCGTGGGGCGCGAACGCCTGCGCCGAGCTGGCGGTCCTCCTCGCTGACCGCGACGACCCGCGTGCGGCCGAGATGGTCGAACGCGCCCGGGAGCTGCTCGCGCACGTCTCGCCCGGCGGGACGCTCTGTGAGCCGACGAGCTATCTCCCCGAGCAGTTCTTCGACGACGGAACGCCGGACAGCGCGACGCCGCTCGGGTGGCCCCACGCGATCCGGCTGGCGACCGTGGCGCTGCTCGACGACGAGCTTCCCCAGTTTACCGACCGCGCCGTCGCCGACGACTGA
- a CDS encoding DUF7511 domain-containing protein, with product MSTSSTRIRAERPDLVCKRTDGDSDGNSDGEEVTFFERDRDPDERTTRWITVRAADCVPEDEWR from the coding sequence ATGTCCACGTCATCGACGCGCATCCGTGCCGAGCGGCCGGATCTCGTCTGTAAGCGGACTGACGGCGACTCCGACGGGAACTCCGACGGCGAGGAGGTGACGTTCTTCGAGCGAGACCGCGATCCCGACGAGCGGACGACCCGGTGGATCACGGTCCGAGCGGCGGACTGCGTACCGGAAGACGAGTGGCGATAA
- the hisF gene encoding imidazole glycerol phosphate synthase subunit HisF — translation MGLTKRIIPCIDVDLDADGDAAVYTGVNFENLEYTGDPVELAKKYNAAGADEFVFLDITASAEGRETMLDVVNAVADECFIPLTVGGGIRTKADIKETLRAGADKVSITTGALERPELIEEGAAAFGSQCIVISIDARRRYDDAGEHFYEDDDGETVWFECTKKGGREGTGIDAVSWAKEAEERGAGELFVNSIDKDGTKDGYDIPLMKAVCDAVSTPVIASSGCGSPEDMYDVFTEANADAGLAASIFHFGDYSIEETKKYLDERGVPVRL, via the coding sequence ATGGGACTCACGAAGCGGATCATCCCCTGTATCGACGTCGACCTCGACGCCGACGGGGACGCGGCGGTGTACACGGGCGTCAACTTCGAGAATCTGGAGTACACCGGCGACCCGGTCGAGCTAGCGAAGAAGTACAACGCCGCGGGCGCCGACGAGTTCGTCTTCCTCGACATCACCGCGAGCGCGGAGGGTCGCGAGACGATGCTCGACGTGGTGAACGCGGTCGCCGACGAGTGTTTCATCCCGCTGACGGTCGGCGGTGGCATCCGCACCAAGGCCGACATCAAGGAGACGCTCCGCGCGGGCGCGGACAAGGTGTCGATCACGACCGGCGCCTTAGAACGCCCCGAGCTCATCGAGGAGGGCGCGGCGGCGTTCGGCAGCCAGTGTATCGTCATCTCGATCGACGCCCGTCGCCGGTACGACGACGCGGGCGAGCACTTCTACGAGGACGACGACGGCGAGACGGTGTGGTTCGAGTGCACCAAGAAGGGCGGCCGCGAGGGCACCGGCATCGACGCCGTCTCGTGGGCGAAAGAGGCCGAGGAGCGCGGCGCCGGCGAGCTGTTCGTCAACTCTATCGACAAAGACGGAACGAAGGACGGCTACGACATCCCGCTGATGAAAGCGGTGTGTGACGCCGTCTCGACGCCCGTTATCGCCTCCTCGGGCTGCGGGAGCCCAGAGGATATGTACGACGTGTTCACCGAGGCGAACGCCGACGCGGGGCTCGCCGCCTCTATCTTCCACTTCGGTGACTACTCGATCGAGGAGACGAAGAAGTACCTCGACGAGCGCGGCGTGCCTGTGCGGTTGTAG
- a CDS encoding glycosyltransferase — MDLSVVVPTLNGRDRLAACLDALAAHAPEAEVIVANGPSADGTTGMVRDRDDVDVLVEISDRTVNVARNAGIEVATGDIVALVDYDNRIGEGWLDAVRAGLDDADVVTGPVTPIEPEQGGRDGEASANGERIVRDDEHDDERDDEHDDERDDEHDDERDDEHDDERDGPERRTIAGTEVTYFEGGNVAFRREALRDLDGFDEYLRTGGARDAAHRLAQMGRTVAWREDLAVTKALPSPTAADCGRTAREWGWKYRALAYRLLKNYGVRPTVVARAGTHAATDAFGAAGDVIRGESTPSRWVATGRDVLVGLAGGSSDGLVARSRDRSPARNPNGISKRADRAVAKYDRREPKRGTEE; from the coding sequence ATGGACCTCTCGGTCGTTGTTCCCACCCTCAATGGGCGGGATCGGTTAGCCGCCTGTCTCGACGCGCTGGCGGCCCACGCCCCCGAGGCGGAGGTGATCGTCGCTAACGGCCCCTCCGCCGACGGCACCACCGGGATGGTGCGGGACCGCGACGACGTGGACGTGCTGGTGGAGATCTCCGACCGCACGGTCAACGTCGCCCGCAACGCTGGTATCGAGGTCGCCACCGGCGACATAGTCGCTCTCGTTGACTACGACAACCGGATCGGAGAGGGGTGGCTCGACGCGGTTCGCGCCGGGCTCGACGACGCGGACGTTGTGACAGGACCAGTGACCCCGATCGAACCGGAGCAGGGAGGACGCGACGGTGAAGCGTCCGCCAACGGGGAACGCATTGTGCGCGACGACGAGCACGACGACGAACGCGACGACGAGCACGACGACGAACGCGACGACGAGCACGACGACGAACGCGACGACGAGCACGACGACGAACGCGACGGCCCGGAGCGCCGGACGATCGCGGGCACCGAGGTGACCTACTTCGAGGGGGGCAACGTCGCCTTCCGGCGCGAGGCGCTCCGGGACCTGGACGGCTTCGACGAGTATCTCCGCACGGGCGGCGCGCGCGACGCGGCGCACCGGCTGGCGCAGATGGGACGAACCGTGGCGTGGCGCGAAGACCTGGCGGTCACCAAGGCGCTCCCGAGCCCGACGGCGGCCGACTGCGGGCGCACCGCCCGCGAGTGGGGGTGGAAGTACCGAGCGCTCGCGTACCGCCTCTTGAAGAACTACGGGGTCCGCCCGACCGTCGTCGCGCGGGCCGGGACGCACGCGGCGACGGACGCGTTCGGAGCCGCCGGCGACGTGATCCGCGGCGAGTCGACCCCGTCGCGGTGGGTCGCCACCGGCCGCGACGTACTCGTCGGCCTCGCCGGCGGGAGCTCCGACGGCCTCGTCGCGCGGAGCCGCGACCGGAGCCCGGCGCGGAACCCGAACGGTATCTCGAAGCGCGCCGACCGCGCCGTCGCGAAGTACGACCGACGGGAGCCGAAGAGGGGGACGGAGGAGTGA
- a CDS encoding MarR family transcriptional regulator has protein sequence MSTSHAETADQDRLSESEYRDRLRELPPSAKLVAKVLEGDAPLSQGGLADESLLPDRTVRYALNRLEEEGLVDSRYSFKDARKQVYYLTV, from the coding sequence ATGAGTACCAGTCACGCGGAGACCGCTGACCAGGACCGCCTCTCTGAATCCGAGTACCGCGACCGCTTACGCGAGCTCCCTCCGAGCGCCAAGCTCGTTGCGAAGGTGCTGGAGGGCGACGCTCCCCTCTCGCAGGGCGGCCTCGCCGACGAGTCCCTGCTGCCCGACCGGACCGTCCGCTACGCGCTCAACCGCTTGGAGGAGGAGGGGCTCGTCGACTCCCGCTACAGCTTCAAGGACGCGCGCAAGCAGGTGTACTACCTGACCGTTTGA
- a CDS encoding PPOX class F420-dependent oxidoreductase has translation MIPESHVDIFEAESYAHFATVMPDGTPHVTPVWVDHEDREYVLVNTARGRQKERNVRRNPKVGVSVLDPTDPYRYVSVRGEAELTEEGAIEHIDKLARRYFDVDEYPHHGEESGPRVLVKIPAENVTTSG, from the coding sequence ATGATCCCCGAGTCACACGTCGACATCTTTGAGGCCGAATCGTACGCCCACTTCGCGACGGTGATGCCGGACGGAACGCCGCACGTGACACCGGTGTGGGTGGACCACGAGGATCGCGAGTACGTCCTCGTTAACACGGCTCGTGGCCGCCAGAAAGAGCGGAACGTCCGCCGGAATCCGAAGGTGGGCGTGAGCGTGCTCGACCCGACCGACCCGTACCGGTACGTCTCGGTGCGCGGCGAGGCGGAGCTCACCGAGGAGGGAGCGATTGAGCATATCGACAAGCTCGCGCGACGGTACTTCGACGTCGACGAGTACCCGCACCACGGCGAGGAGTCCGGCCCGCGAGTGTTGGTGAAGATTCCGGCTGAGAACGTTACGACGAGTGGGTGA